In a genomic window of Nocardiopsis mwathae:
- a CDS encoding ParA family protein yields the protein MTSIALFNNKGGVGKTTLVYHLAHMYQRQGARVLAVDLDPQSNLTSMFLGEDDLAQLWHEEEPTFQYQQGLIPAIRAENDGTVAQAVKPIIEGTGDVELIRPVEITERLWLLPGDLELSRFEDDLSQSWGLTFKGDPRRCGLQPPFIESSSRPDVTSPLTLS from the coding sequence ATGACGTCCATCGCACTGTTCAACAACAAAGGAGGTGTAGGAAAGACGACCCTTGTTTATCACCTCGCCCACATGTACCAACGACAGGGCGCGAGGGTGCTTGCCGTCGACTTGGACCCGCAGTCCAACCTCACGTCGATGTTCCTGGGCGAGGACGACTTAGCACAGCTGTGGCACGAGGAGGAACCAACATTCCAATACCAGCAAGGACTAATCCCCGCCATACGGGCAGAGAATGATGGAACCGTTGCCCAGGCCGTCAAGCCGATCATCGAAGGGACCGGCGATGTGGAGCTCATACGCCCGGTCGAAATCACGGAGAGACTTTGGCTGCTGCCCGGCGACCTCGAACTGAGCAGATTCGAGGATGATCTGTCCCAGTCGTGGGGTCTGACCTTCAAGGGAGACCCAAGGCGCTGCGGGCTACAACCGCCTTTTATCGAATCATCCAGTCGGCCCGACGTGACGTCACCCCTGACATTGTCCTGA
- a CDS encoding sulfite exporter TauE/SafE family protein, whose protein sequence is MVHVAVDAEQSFQRAKSLPLAFTAGAAVGVLGGMIGLGGAEFRLPLLIGLFGFAALSAVILNKAMSLAVVLAALPARMAAVSAPELAAHWPVAANLLAGSLLGAWAGAAWAVRMRSATLYKVLAVLMVLMAAALVATHTTALGTLVLPVGVQILIGVATGFGIGVVAAIMGVAGGELLIPTIVLLFAVDIKTAGSLSLLVSLPTMLVAFARYSRDGSFAVLRANLRFVVVMAGGSVAGAVLGGVLLGVIPDLVLIPVLAAILVFSAVKLSSHGGR, encoded by the coding sequence GTGGTCCACGTGGCTGTCGATGCCGAGCAGTCCTTTCAGCGCGCGAAGTCGCTACCGCTGGCCTTCACGGCCGGTGCCGCGGTGGGAGTGCTGGGCGGGATGATCGGCCTGGGCGGGGCGGAGTTCCGCCTACCGCTGCTGATCGGCCTGTTCGGTTTCGCTGCGCTCTCCGCGGTCATCCTCAACAAGGCGATGAGCCTGGCCGTTGTCCTGGCCGCGCTGCCCGCCCGGATGGCGGCCGTTTCCGCCCCGGAGTTGGCCGCGCACTGGCCCGTGGCCGCCAACCTGCTGGCCGGAAGCCTCCTGGGTGCTTGGGCCGGAGCGGCCTGGGCGGTGCGGATGCGCAGTGCCACTCTCTACAAGGTGCTGGCGGTGCTGATGGTGCTCATGGCCGCCGCCCTGGTGGCGACGCACACCACCGCGCTGGGAACGCTCGTGCTGCCGGTCGGCGTCCAGATCCTCATCGGGGTCGCGACCGGGTTCGGGATCGGTGTGGTCGCGGCGATCATGGGCGTGGCCGGAGGCGAGCTGCTGATTCCCACGATCGTGCTGTTGTTCGCGGTGGACATCAAGACCGCGGGCAGCCTGTCGCTGTTGGTGTCGCTGCCGACCATGCTGGTGGCCTTCGCCCGCTACAGCCGCGACGGCAGCTTCGCGGTCCTCCGCGCGAACCTGCGTTTCGTCGTCGTCATGGCCGGCGGTTCGGTGGCGGGCGCCGTGCTGGGAGGCGTCCTGCTCGGCGTCATCCCCGACCTGGTCCTCATCCCGGTTCTGGCAGCGATCCTGGTGTTCTCGGCGGTCAAGCTTTCTTCCCACGGAGGCAGATAG
- a CDS encoding helix-turn-helix domain-containing protein, producing the protein MIEQQRPSVRRRRLSEELRRLRHAAGMTLDDAARALEWSVGKVSNIETGVRKRPSVVEVKALLDTYRVNDQWQRESLLSITRQAGKKGWWTKYDDVFPDEFPALEAEAASISTYQLIMIPGLLQTPKYVELFTRSANLLRDPVDVERVVAARRKRQEILSHPDGPELRAVIDACAIERLKPSPRVLQEQVRHLIDVAEADNNVTVGVVPFAAGLHAGMRGQFVLLDYASANSVVYLEMHTEGLFVEEAEEVRRYRRLFDHLVDSALDADDSIEYLRSTIT; encoded by the coding sequence ATGATCGAACAGCAGCGCCCCAGCGTGCGTCGGCGCCGACTCTCCGAAGAGCTCCGACGACTGCGCCACGCGGCGGGAATGACCCTTGACGATGCTGCTCGTGCTCTGGAGTGGTCGGTCGGCAAGGTCTCGAACATCGAGACCGGGGTGCGGAAGCGTCCATCGGTGGTCGAGGTCAAGGCGCTGCTGGACACCTACCGCGTCAACGACCAGTGGCAGCGCGAGTCCCTACTCAGCATCACCAGGCAAGCGGGGAAGAAGGGCTGGTGGACCAAGTACGACGACGTCTTCCCCGATGAGTTCCCGGCGCTGGAGGCCGAGGCCGCCAGCATCTCGACGTACCAGTTGATCATGATCCCCGGACTACTGCAGACCCCGAAATACGTGGAGCTGTTCACCCGTTCCGCGAACCTGCTGCGGGATCCGGTTGATGTCGAACGCGTCGTCGCAGCCCGGCGGAAGCGACAGGAGATCCTGTCCCACCCCGACGGCCCCGAACTGCGAGCCGTCATCGACGCGTGCGCGATCGAGCGCCTCAAGCCGAGTCCGCGGGTGCTGCAAGAACAGGTGCGGCACCTCATCGACGTAGCGGAGGCGGACAACAACGTCACTGTCGGCGTCGTACCGTTCGCAGCGGGACTACACGCTGGCATGAGAGGCCAGTTCGTGCTCTTGGACTATGCGTCCGCGAACTCGGTCGTCTACCTGGAGATGCATACGGAAGGCCTCTTCGTCGAAGAGGCCGAGGAGGTACGCCGATACCGGCGGTTGTTCGATCATCTCGTGGACTCGGCGCTCGATGCCGACGACAGCATCGAGTACCTACGCAGCACGATCACCTAG
- a CDS encoding DUF397 domain-containing protein, giving the protein MNPTPDSSDLVFRTSSYTDRSDCVEVADLPGGAAVRDSKDPEKGALAFDAVEWQAFLAGVKGREL; this is encoded by the coding sequence TTGAACCCGACCCCTGACTCCAGCGACCTCGTCTTCCGCACGTCCAGCTACACCGACCGCAGCGACTGCGTGGAGGTGGCCGATCTCCCCGGCGGAGCTGCGGTGCGTGACTCGAAAGACCCTGAGAAGGGGGCACTGGCCTTCGACGCCGTCGAATGGCAGGCGTTCCTCGCCGGGGTGAAGGGCCGCGAACTCTGA
- a CDS encoding ATP-binding protein translates to MEFERKAKDREAIRKAICALANDLAGAGGGDLVIGVRDDGTVDPDLDTSDAALLDLAQIRDEGTILDRPSMTVQKDLFRGQPVIRIHVEASHTPPVRLNGVAWVRPGPLTKRASAEDERMLVERRRSRWLPFDNHPVPGSCTHDLDMRLFRGTYLPSAVDTQVIEENGRPEEQQLASLNLLSPSGEATVLGLILLGMDPTRFFAGAYTQFVRYEGDSVDSAVIDEQELRLNVVDTAQRLEVLLKGHTHTHLANVSGFRERSQPDYPIAALREACMNALMHRNYESSNAPTRIQWFADRVEVANPGGPYGQVKANNFDRINDYRNPSLAGAMKNLGYVNRFGRGIGRMRAELERNGNPPPKFDVNDNSWVVVMRKTK, encoded by the coding sequence CTGGAGTTCGAACGCAAGGCCAAGGACCGCGAAGCCATCCGTAAGGCGATCTGCGCGCTGGCCAACGACCTCGCCGGTGCAGGCGGTGGCGACCTTGTCATCGGAGTCAGGGATGACGGTACCGTCGACCCGGATCTCGACACATCGGACGCGGCTCTTCTTGACCTCGCCCAAATCCGTGATGAGGGCACGATCCTGGACCGTCCGTCCATGACTGTGCAGAAGGATCTGTTCCGCGGTCAGCCCGTGATCAGGATCCACGTCGAGGCTTCACATACACCTCCCGTCCGTCTGAACGGGGTCGCGTGGGTACGCCCGGGTCCTCTCACGAAGCGCGCTTCAGCGGAGGACGAACGGATGCTCGTTGAGCGGAGGAGGAGTCGATGGCTACCCTTCGACAACCATCCGGTTCCGGGGAGCTGCACGCACGACCTCGACATGCGCCTGTTTCGCGGCACCTACCTCCCCTCCGCTGTCGATACCCAGGTCATTGAGGAGAACGGACGCCCCGAGGAGCAGCAGCTCGCTTCCCTGAATCTCCTCTCCCCGTCCGGGGAGGCGACGGTGCTTGGTCTGATCCTCCTCGGGATGGACCCGACGCGTTTCTTCGCCGGCGCGTACACACAGTTCGTCCGATATGAGGGTGATTCTGTCGACAGCGCTGTGATCGACGAGCAGGAGCTTCGCCTGAACGTAGTGGACACCGCCCAGCGGCTGGAAGTGCTCCTCAAGGGCCATACCCACACTCATCTCGCGAATGTGAGCGGATTCCGAGAACGCTCTCAGCCTGACTATCCGATCGCTGCCCTGCGCGAGGCGTGCATGAACGCCCTCATGCACCGGAACTATGAGTCATCGAACGCCCCCACCCGAATCCAGTGGTTTGCGGACCGGGTGGAGGTCGCCAACCCTGGCGGCCCCTATGGCCAAGTGAAGGCGAACAACTTCGACCGGATCAACGACTACCGAAACCCTTCTCTGGCTGGCGCGATGAAGAACCTGGGGTATGTCAACCGGTTCGGACGCGGTATCGGCCGCATGCGGGCCGAGCTTGAGCGCAACGGAAATCCTCCACCGAAATTCGACGTTAACGATAATTCGTGGGTGGTCGTGATGAGGAAGACGAAATGA
- a CDS encoding DUF4241 domain-containing protein, whose amino-acid sequence MRFRLDADTTLTTAVHDQGDLHLPTGRLIAADPTDLMFAEGFTPYVQTVPPGRYPLRLTVAHVNGNPDHVRVCAAVLAVQNAAVTDWEMALVPGQDLRDLRSAEPARDEAEEEDDGGFGFFGFGVDGGMGCLLDAELLEHFAGILDDQDDGTAGWEVLLCGDGPEILVHGTDTVTLEAPDGSPGLIAFASGWGDGAYPVWFGRGGDGKVAAVVVDFLVLHGAQRIDVE is encoded by the coding sequence ATGCGGTTCCGTCTCGATGCCGACACGACACTCACGACGGCCGTCCACGACCAGGGCGACCTGCACCTACCCACCGGGCGCCTCATCGCAGCCGACCCGACGGACCTCATGTTCGCGGAGGGCTTCACGCCCTACGTGCAGACCGTGCCTCCCGGTCGGTACCCGCTGCGGTTGACCGTCGCCCACGTGAACGGCAACCCAGACCACGTCCGGGTCTGCGCCGCAGTACTCGCCGTCCAGAACGCCGCGGTGACCGACTGGGAAATGGCGCTCGTACCCGGGCAGGACCTCCGCGACCTCCGGAGCGCCGAGCCTGCCAGGGACGAGGCGGAGGAAGAGGACGACGGCGGGTTCGGCTTCTTCGGATTCGGCGTGGACGGCGGTATGGGCTGCCTCTTGGACGCCGAGCTGTTGGAGCACTTCGCCGGGATCCTCGATGACCAGGACGACGGCACAGCCGGCTGGGAGGTTCTGTTGTGCGGTGACGGACCCGAAATCCTGGTCCACGGGACGGACACGGTCACCCTTGAGGCTCCGGACGGATCCCCGGGCCTTATCGCGTTCGCGTCCGGGTGGGGTGACGGCGCCTACCCCGTGTGGTTCGGTCGGGGCGGGGATGGGAAGGTGGCCGCCGTGGTCGTGGACTTCCTCGTGCTCCACGGCGCTCAACGCATCGACGTCGAATGA